The following coding sequences are from one Caminibacter pacificus window:
- the murD gene encoding UDP-N-acetylmuramoyl-L-alanine--D-glutamate ligase, with protein sequence MKSLFGYGITTKEIAKSGNWHIFDDNFKEVSFDKYGNKLLPSSLFKPEKSKLEITSPGIPPSHELIKKAKNLISEFDYYYSKMPFSIWITGTNGKTTTTEMIHHILPHSDIGGNIGIPLGKLDINKKFWVLEVSSFQLHYTTFAKPNIFVVLPLKEDHISWHGSFEEYVNAKLSPLKRMNERDVVIMPKKFDRETKAYKILYENEHDLIDKFNFKNLNFKTPFLLDEVLAKVVFYILFFKEPDLSDFKIDPHKLEEFNDKKNRLWVDDSKATNVDATLNALKRYEDKKILLILGGVDKGQNFEELFEYMKSLDIRLFIIGENTTLFENLAKKYSIDYKIPKTLEKAVNDIDKIHDQNSVALLSPACASFDQFNGYKHRGEEFKKFVSKLP encoded by the coding sequence ATGAAATCTCTTTTCGGATACGGAATTACGACAAAAGAGATAGCAAAAAGCGGCAATTGGCATATATTCGACGATAACTTTAAAGAAGTGAGTTTTGATAAATACGGAAACAAACTCCTACCCTCTTCCCTTTTCAAACCCGAAAAATCAAAACTCGAAATAACCTCTCCGGGAATCCCGCCAAGTCACGAGCTTATTAAAAAGGCTAAAAATTTAATTAGCGAATTCGATTATTACTATTCGAAAATGCCTTTTAGCATATGGATTACGGGCACAAACGGCAAAACCACTACGACAGAAATGATTCATCATATTCTGCCGCATTCCGATATAGGCGGAAACATCGGTATTCCTCTTGGAAAACTCGATATAAACAAAAAATTTTGGGTTTTGGAAGTAAGTAGTTTTCAGCTTCACTACACCACATTTGCAAAACCGAATATTTTTGTCGTATTACCGCTAAAAGAAGACCATATTTCATGGCACGGAAGTTTTGAAGAGTATGTAAATGCAAAACTTTCCCCTCTTAAAAGAATGAACGAAAGAGATGTGGTGATTATGCCTAAAAAATTCGACAGAGAAACAAAAGCTTATAAAATATTATACGAAAACGAACACGACTTGATTGACAAATTCAACTTCAAAAACCTAAATTTCAAAACTCCTTTTTTGCTTGATGAAGTACTTGCTAAAGTCGTTTTTTATATTCTATTTTTCAAAGAACCGGATTTGAGTGATTTCAAAATCGACCCTCATAAATTGGAAGAATTTAATGACAAAAAAAATAGACTATGGGTGGATGACAGCAAAGCCACAAACGTAGATGCCACACTAAACGCTCTAAAAAGATACGAAGATAAAAAGATACTTTTAATATTAGGAGGCGTAGATAAAGGTCAAAATTTCGAAGAGCTGTTCGAATATATGAAAAGTTTGGATATCAGGCTGTTTATCATAGGTGAAAACACAACTCTTTTTGAAAATTTAGCCAAAAAATATTCAATCGATTACAAAATACCTAAAACTTTAGAAAAAGCGGTTAATGATATCGACAAAATTCACGATCAAAATAGCGTAGCACTTCTTAGTCCTGCGTGCGCAAGTTTTGACCAATTCAACGGATATAAGCATAGAGGCGAAGAATTTAAAAAATTCGTATCGAAATTACCATAA
- a CDS encoding DUF6701 domain-containing protein encodes MKKIIIVFLFVFLSAGTFNVVNDDFSKTTGNTVSTNPKSTDNLLYTQIVYKPFKFKVIHLADDNQTLEDYKGVVIISVVDYDYSPNNLNAAPDIPNTFRKVIFRNKSVVEVGNPKLFAIPIGVKRAKFRMRYLINVHDGLAFRWTNEEECKNQIEGNQDITFSCIWKVMDAEYGDEAQQCLSSAQNGEIIPNCFCAQECSYVDKINPLSNKKNEVANNQCLACLFGHWGNIVYSRDDFAVRPYQFIIDGNATYSKLRAGQSYMIKMRAVGYPLPNPVPAELIPPFTGMVMDSHRRIPVWDYNETITIRGHSPSLEYNDTNASKGCNPGILSIVNPVSAKFRHGVAFVQLQYNEVGDLNMTLKEFKDGYEYAKIDESDSVNPNGVLIQEGSKVITFIPFAFSVVNINFQNGANGFTYISRDLNMSAKLTFRIKALNMQGTVTKNYKANCYANNVDLNITHNVPLPLASNFIYKEENSSIKEKNNNLPLDVVLIKDKFINGEADANISINFKKDYRNPNNPFNLILSTITAIDKNDPLPLYWVLSPQVPVNKSVQYLYGRINIPNIAGYSSVLYNNASFEYYKSGKWYINKNHTSAIYGDINISKTIIPYVSISLGTLNGGYQEIKYQPVGKNPPFGVIGHYSINSWLWYQIKAQNYQDPSSSNVNCKTHPCNKIDFLAVNGGWAGIGDNNSKYAPDKNQTVQITNKTENNTSKSVVKSINW; translated from the coding sequence ATGAAAAAGATAATTATTGTTTTTTTGTTTGTGTTTTTGAGTGCAGGGACATTTAATGTTGTAAATGATGATTTTTCAAAAACAACCGGAAATACGGTTTCCACTAATCCGAAAAGTACCGATAATCTACTTTATACCCAAATCGTTTATAAACCTTTTAAGTTTAAAGTTATTCATTTAGCGGATGATAATCAAACCTTGGAAGATTATAAAGGAGTAGTGATTATTAGCGTAGTCGATTACGATTATAGTCCAAATAATCTGAATGCGGCTCCTGATATTCCTAATACTTTTAGAAAAGTGATTTTCAGAAACAAAAGTGTAGTTGAAGTAGGAAATCCTAAACTTTTTGCAATTCCAATAGGAGTAAAAAGAGCAAAATTCAGGATGAGATATTTAATAAACGTTCATGACGGTCTTGCGTTTAGATGGACTAATGAAGAAGAGTGTAAGAATCAAATAGAAGGTAATCAGGATATTACGTTTTCTTGTATTTGGAAAGTAATGGATGCTGAATACGGGGATGAAGCTCAGCAGTGTTTGAGCAGCGCTCAAAACGGGGAGATAATCCCCAATTGTTTTTGTGCTCAAGAGTGTTCTTATGTAGATAAAATTAATCCTTTAAGCAATAAAAAAAATGAGGTTGCGAATAATCAGTGTTTGGCTTGTTTATTCGGACATTGGGGCAACATAGTGTATAGTAGAGATGATTTTGCGGTAAGACCGTATCAATTTATTATTGACGGAAACGCTACATATTCTAAATTAAGGGCCGGTCAATCTTATATGATAAAAATGAGAGCTGTGGGTTATCCGCTTCCGAATCCTGTACCTGCTGAATTGATTCCACCTTTTACCGGAATGGTAATGGATTCTCATAGAAGAATTCCAGTATGGGATTATAATGAAACTATTACCATAAGAGGTCATTCACCAAGTTTGGAATATAACGACACTAATGCATCAAAAGGATGTAATCCCGGAATTTTAAGTATCGTTAATCCTGTGAGTGCGAAATTTCGCCACGGTGTAGCTTTCGTGCAACTGCAATATAACGAAGTCGGTGATTTGAATATGACCTTAAAAGAGTTCAAAGACGGATATGAGTATGCAAAAATAGATGAAAGTGATAGTGTTAATCCTAACGGAGTACTTATTCAGGAAGGAAGTAAAGTAATTACGTTTATTCCTTTTGCTTTTAGTGTGGTAAATATTAATTTTCAAAACGGTGCTAACGGTTTTACGTATATTTCAAGAGACTTGAATATGTCCGCTAAACTTACTTTTAGAATAAAAGCTTTAAATATGCAAGGTACTGTAACAAAAAATTATAAAGCTAATTGTTATGCGAATAATGTGGATTTAAACATTACCCATAACGTGCCATTGCCTTTGGCTTCTAATTTTATTTATAAAGAAGAAAACTCTTCAATTAAAGAAAAAAATAACAATCTTCCTTTGGATGTAGTATTGATAAAAGATAAATTCATAAACGGTGAAGCTGATGCGAATATTTCTATAAACTTTAAAAAAGATTATCGAAATCCTAATAATCCGTTTAATTTAATATTGTCTACGATAACAGCAATTGATAAAAACGATCCTTTACCGTTATATTGGGTTTTAAGCCCTCAGGTACCGGTAAATAAATCGGTTCAGTATCTCTATGGAAGAATAAATATTCCTAATATTGCGGGATATTCGAGTGTATTGTATAATAATGCATCTTTTGAGTATTATAAAAGCGGAAAATGGTATATAAATAAAAATCATACTAGCGCAATTTATGGGGATATTAATATTTCAAAGACTATAATTCCATATGTTTCAATTTCTTTAGGTACGTTAAACGGCGGTTATCAGGAAATAAAATATCAACCTGTAGGTAAAAACCCTCCTTTTGGGGTAATAGGACATTATTCCATTAATAGTTGGCTTTGGTATCAAATAAAAGCTCAAAATTATCAAGATCCGAGTTCAAGTAATGTTAATTGTAAAACTCATCCGTGCAATAAAATAGACTTTTTAGCCGTAAACGGAGGTTGGGCCGGAATAGGGGATAATAATTCTAAGTATGCTCCTGATAAAAATCAAACCGTGCAAATTACAAATAAAACGGAAAACAATACTTCAAAATCGGTTGTAAAATCTATCAACTGGTAA
- a CDS encoding DUF309 domain-containing protein — protein sequence MKLFEEFKELILRGEYYEAHEVLEEYWHTIRKTNHPFKNAYRGFINAAVAMELKKRGRDNYKKVWATYEKYKYLYVQKPEFVELMEFLDSKRPF from the coding sequence ATGAAACTTTTTGAAGAGTTTAAAGAATTGATACTAAGAGGTGAGTATTATGAGGCTCACGAAGTATTGGAAGAGTATTGGCATACGATAAGAAAAACGAATCATCCTTTTAAAAACGCTTATAGAGGTTTTATTAACGCGGCGGTTGCAATGGAGCTCAAAAAACGCGGAAGAGATAACTACAAAAAAGTTTGGGCTACATATGAAAAATACAAATATCTATACGTTCAAAAACCGGAATTTGTAGAGCTTATGGAATTTTTGGATTCTAAGAGGCCTTTTTAA
- the sppA gene encoding signal peptide peptidase SppA, whose amino-acid sequence MYDYETQNEKLKAEIKIFKIKALKEKIVLFGVVLLILAEVLLLFSFFKKSLFPAKPIRSPYVAVINIDKTITVPYIDKLTKRMQALLKDKNCKEFLLIFNTPGGSPSASDEFNAFLKWVNKKKKVNVYVESMAASGGYYIISAIKPIVANKNAVVGSIGVIMPHFVIKKLADKLGVEEDSLTIGKYKEPVSLFRKFSEKDKEYLKSHLLMPTYQNFLQTVAKDRNISIDKLKQYADGKIYVASIVKGILVDKISTLIEYKEEIKKRLGKNVKFIDIPLERKRVPFFNIKLTSDIGKFLEKIAQ is encoded by the coding sequence ATGTACGATTATGAAACACAAAACGAAAAATTAAAAGCCGAAATCAAAATATTTAAAATAAAAGCTTTAAAAGAAAAAATAGTGCTTTTCGGAGTGGTGTTATTGATTTTGGCGGAAGTATTGCTGCTTTTTTCGTTTTTTAAAAAATCTCTTTTCCCTGCAAAACCTATCCGTTCTCCATACGTTGCGGTTATAAATATCGATAAAACCATTACGGTTCCGTATATCGACAAACTCACAAAAAGAATGCAAGCGTTACTAAAAGACAAAAACTGCAAAGAATTTTTATTGATTTTCAACACTCCTGGCGGCAGCCCGAGTGCGAGTGACGAATTTAATGCGTTTTTAAAATGGGTTAACAAAAAGAAAAAAGTAAACGTTTATGTAGAGAGTATGGCCGCAAGCGGCGGATATTACATCATCAGCGCAATCAAACCTATCGTTGCCAATAAAAACGCAGTTGTTGGAAGTATAGGTGTTATTATGCCTCACTTCGTAATTAAAAAACTGGCTGATAAATTGGGAGTTGAAGAAGACTCTCTTACAATCGGAAAATATAAAGAACCTGTATCGTTATTTAGAAAATTTAGTGAAAAAGACAAAGAATACCTAAAATCTCATCTTTTAATGCCTACATATCAAAACTTCCTACAAACGGTTGCAAAAGACAGAAATATCTCTATAGACAAACTAAAACAATACGCGGACGGGAAAATTTATGTAGCGAGTATCGTAAAAGGTATTTTGGTAGATAAAATTTCCACACTTATCGAATACAAAGAGGAGATTAAAAAAAGACTCGGCAAAAACGTAAAATTCATAGATATTCCGCTTGAAAGAAAAAGAGTGCCGTTTTTCAATATAAAATTGACAAGCGACATCGGAAAGTTTCTTGAAAAGATAGCTCAATGA